The following proteins are encoded in a genomic region of uncultured Umboniibacter sp.:
- a CDS encoding DEAD/DEAH box helicase, producing MTFSELGLKSSIVSAVTEKGYSTPTPIQAKTIPVILKGRDVIAAAQTGTGKTAGFVLPLLQQLDSGHTLRGKRIRSLILVPTRELAIQVHDNVVAYAKNLSLSSMAMYGGTDIDAQKKRLIEGVDVLVATPGRLLDMAHQRALHFDELKVLVLDEADRMLDMGFSNDIYDIIDRLPQQRQNLLFSATLSDDVQNLGDDLTHYGTNGDVVEIRMSAKNEAASSIEQWLITVDKDTRSALLSHLIKEGEWDQALIFTEQKHVAAKLVAQLAKRGIEADCIHADRSQAQREKVLAQFKSGKLKFLVATGVAARGIDIGKLTRVVNYDLPFKPEEYIHRIGRTGRAGATGQAISLVTWGDFKKLCAIESELGHLIERRDVAEFPVRKTVPISILNYVPKNQRH from the coding sequence ATGACATTTTCCGAGCTCGGCTTAAAGTCTTCCATCGTGTCCGCTGTTACCGAGAAGGGCTATAGCACCCCTACCCCTATTCAAGCCAAAACTATCCCGGTAATTCTTAAGGGTCGAGATGTGATTGCTGCCGCGCAAACGGGCACCGGTAAAACGGCGGGCTTTGTATTGCCACTTCTTCAGCAGCTGGATAGTGGGCATACGCTACGCGGTAAGCGTATTCGCTCGCTCATCCTAGTGCCTACTCGCGAACTGGCTATTCAGGTCCATGACAACGTAGTCGCCTACGCAAAGAACCTGTCCCTCAGCTCAATGGCCATGTACGGCGGAACGGATATCGACGCTCAGAAGAAGCGACTTATTGAAGGCGTGGACGTACTTGTCGCCACACCCGGGCGATTGTTGGACATGGCGCATCAACGCGCTCTGCATTTTGATGAGCTAAAGGTCTTAGTGCTAGATGAAGCGGATCGCATGCTGGACATGGGCTTTAGTAACGATATTTATGACATCATTGATCGCCTGCCCCAACAGCGCCAAAATCTGCTGTTCTCAGCCACCCTTTCCGATGACGTGCAAAACTTGGGTGATGATCTCACTCATTATGGCACTAACGGTGATGTGGTTGAGATCCGCATGTCGGCGAAAAATGAAGCCGCCAGTAGTATTGAACAATGGCTCATCACCGTAGATAAAGACACCCGTTCGGCCCTATTGAGCCATCTTATTAAGGAAGGCGAATGGGATCAGGCCCTTATCTTTACTGAACAAAAGCACGTAGCGGCTAAGTTAGTCGCGCAGTTGGCCAAGCGTGGTATCGAAGCCGATTGTATCCACGCGGATAGAAGCCAAGCTCAACGTGAAAAGGTCCTCGCGCAGTTTAAATCAGGAAAGCTTAAGTTCCTTGTGGCTACGGGTGTTGCCGCTCGAGGAATTGATATCGGAAAGCTCACCCGAGTGGTTAACTATGACTTACCGTTCAAGCCGGAAGAGTATATTCACCGCATTGGCCGAACAGGTCGAGCGGGGGCAACGGGGCAAGCCATTTCACTGGTCACCTGGGGTGACTTTAAAAAGCTTTGTGCTATTGAAAGTGAGCTTGGTCACTTAATTGAACGTCGTGATGTAGCGGAATTCCCAGTTCGCAAGACGGTACCTATTTCTATTCTTAATTACGTGCCAAAAAATCAAAGGCACTAA
- a CDS encoding heme NO-binding domain-containing protein produces the protein MKGVVFTEFFELVETTFGEDVLDDIIDKADLDSEGAYTAVGKYDHDDMVKLVEALSAEINVPVPELIETYGKYLFGRFVVIYPGFFDGVSSTFSFLSRIDNHIHVEVKKLYPDAELPVFDAIINGPKMTMTYDSKRPFGYLAKGLINGCIEHFGETIEIIRADISTDMTSATFELEAR, from the coding sequence ATGAAAGGTGTCGTATTTACGGAATTCTTTGAATTGGTGGAGACAACTTTTGGAGAGGATGTCTTAGATGACATCATCGATAAAGCGGACCTTGATTCTGAAGGCGCCTATACAGCAGTCGGCAAGTACGATCACGATGACATGGTCAAGCTTGTGGAAGCACTCTCTGCCGAAATTAACGTTCCCGTTCCGGAACTGATAGAGACCTACGGTAAGTATCTCTTCGGCAGGTTCGTCGTCATCTATCCAGGATTTTTTGACGGGGTTAGCTCAACTTTCTCATTTCTTTCTCGGATTGATAACCACATTCACGTCGAGGTAAAAAAGCTTTATCCCGATGCCGAGCTACCTGTGTTCGACGCGATTATTAATGGCCCTAAGATGACCATGACCTACGATTCGAAACGGCCCTTTGGGTACCTAGCGAAAGGCCTAATAAACGGTTGCATTGAACACTTCGGTGAAACCATTGAAATAATTCGCGCGGATATCTCAACTGACATGACATCCGCTACCTTCGAGCTAGAGGCCCGTTAG
- a CDS encoding ATP-binding protein, translating to MSSDLEAKYKRRVQRERAARKEAEKLLEEKALALYNTLQEVEKINRDLDAKVQQKTLESVNAKDAAVRASNAKSEFLATMSHEIRTPLNAIIGFIQLLEQANLGERERKFLDNMSSASQGLLALINDLLDIAKIEAGKLSLEQIPFPLNKTLEEVVYLYDAKADEMGSKLHFNSSFSNDLMVVGDPYRLSQIIKNFISNSVKFTKAGHVTLSLNGLAVEDEIELNVLVTDTGIGITEEQKKSLFEKFSQADSSTTREYGGTGLGLAICAQLATLMGAKINVESQKDVGSTFTISLKLPIDHNHYDAKAAQEPDISLAGLRVLLAEDNPVNQLLAVSLLEDNDATVDVADNGLEAIAMCSNNTHYDVILMDVQMPDMDGLSASRVLRDAGLTLPIVALTANATAEDRERCLAAGMTEFMSKPFNVTELLTVIKRATQAH from the coding sequence ATGTCTTCCGACTTAGAGGCGAAGTATAAACGGCGAGTTCAGCGAGAACGTGCTGCAAGGAAAGAAGCGGAGAAGCTGCTTGAGGAAAAAGCGCTAGCGCTCTATAACACGTTGCAGGAAGTCGAGAAGATTAATCGAGATCTTGATGCGAAAGTTCAGCAAAAAACGCTGGAATCGGTCAACGCCAAGGACGCTGCGGTGCGTGCTAGTAACGCTAAGAGTGAATTTCTCGCCACGATGAGCCATGAGATTCGCACACCACTTAATGCCATTATTGGCTTCATCCAATTACTAGAACAAGCCAATCTTGGGGAGCGAGAACGAAAGTTCCTCGACAACATGAGCTCCGCATCTCAGGGTTTACTCGCCCTTATCAACGATCTTCTGGATATTGCAAAAATTGAAGCTGGCAAGCTATCCCTTGAACAGATTCCCTTTCCTCTCAATAAAACTCTTGAGGAAGTTGTCTACCTCTACGACGCAAAAGCCGATGAGATGGGAAGTAAACTTCATTTCAACTCATCGTTTAGTAACGATTTGATGGTGGTGGGTGATCCCTATCGGCTTAGCCAAATCATTAAGAACTTCATTTCTAACTCAGTTAAATTCACTAAAGCGGGTCACGTCACCCTGAGCTTAAATGGACTAGCCGTCGAAGACGAGATAGAACTAAACGTGTTGGTGACCGATACCGGTATCGGAATTACTGAGGAACAGAAAAAATCACTGTTTGAAAAATTCTCCCAAGCTGACTCAAGCACCACACGAGAATATGGTGGCACTGGCTTAGGCCTCGCTATTTGCGCTCAGTTGGCAACCTTGATGGGAGCCAAAATTAACGTAGAGTCTCAGAAAGACGTTGGTTCAACATTTACGATTAGTCTTAAGTTGCCCATTGATCACAACCACTATGACGCCAAGGCCGCGCAAGAACCTGACATTAGCCTTGCCGGCTTACGCGTTCTCCTCGCAGAGGATAACCCCGTTAACCAACTTCTTGCAGTGAGCTTACTCGAGGACAACGACGCTACCGTAGATGTCGCTGACAATGGTTTAGAGGCCATTGCTATGTGCTCGAATAATACTCACTATGATGTAATTCTGATGGATGTTCAGATGCCTGATATGGACGGCCTCAGTGCAAGCCGTGTTCTACGGGACGCAGGCCTCACATTGCCTATTGTTGCCCTCACTGCAAATGCTACCGCCGAAGACCGCGAAAGGTGCCTTGCTGCGGGAATGACAGAGTTTATGTCAAAGCCCTTCAATGTTACCGAGCTTCTCACCGTGATCAAGCGCGCAACTCAGGCGCACTAA
- a CDS encoding DUF481 domain-containing protein, which translates to MKNNRQRYGNPFTGLLTSGLVAITMLFAAQTSAQEAIPDLQDDWDWVKITSDEWLKGDFIAMYKDVLEFESDNLGTVEIDWEDVAELYTKTYQSVRTTDGRILTGYITYKDGQLSVRTAEFTTSIRRDELMSLAPEQGNRSGYWDAKVTLGLDTQNGNTIQYSETVTATVKRRTASSRMQLDYILNYGESTDRDTDVQTVTSDSVRLRAIADYYLDPKWFIRFIDYEYFDDAFQNIARRSTYGVKAGYTVVDTATMDLEFLAGPGYQITEFVAVEADAPQENESKAFTVETAWDWEFIDDFSYILNYSYTNVNESLGESLHHLETGFEIEPINDFTINFTYYVDRTEKPLPLSDGTIPEKDDTRFVISIGYEI; encoded by the coding sequence ATGAAAAATAATCGACAGCGATACGGTAACCCTTTCACCGGTTTATTAACGTCAGGGCTGGTTGCCATCACAATGCTTTTTGCAGCACAAACATCGGCTCAAGAAGCAATACCAGACCTTCAAGATGACTGGGACTGGGTTAAAATCACTTCCGATGAGTGGCTTAAAGGTGACTTCATTGCGATGTATAAAGATGTACTGGAGTTTGAGAGTGATAACCTTGGCACGGTAGAAATTGACTGGGAAGACGTTGCCGAGCTTTACACAAAGACCTATCAGAGTGTTCGTACTACGGACGGCAGGATCCTCACTGGGTATATTACCTACAAGGACGGGCAACTGTCCGTCAGAACAGCCGAGTTTACAACTTCGATTCGTCGTGACGAATTAATGTCTTTGGCTCCGGAACAGGGTAATAGATCGGGTTACTGGGATGCTAAAGTAACGCTTGGCCTAGATACTCAAAATGGCAACACCATTCAATATAGTGAGACGGTTACCGCTACGGTTAAACGCAGGACCGCGTCTTCGAGAATGCAGCTCGACTACATCCTCAATTACGGTGAATCGACGGACCGAGATACGGATGTCCAGACCGTCACATCTGATAGCGTTCGTCTCAGAGCCATCGCCGATTACTACTTAGATCCGAAGTGGTTTATTCGTTTCATCGACTATGAATACTTCGATGACGCCTTCCAGAACATTGCGCGACGATCCACCTATGGAGTTAAGGCTGGCTATACGGTTGTTGATACCGCCACCATGGATCTAGAATTTTTAGCAGGTCCAGGCTATCAAATAACCGAGTTTGTGGCCGTTGAAGCCGACGCCCCGCAAGAAAACGAGTCTAAAGCTTTCACTGTAGAAACCGCATGGGATTGGGAGTTCATCGACGACTTTAGCTATATTCTGAATTATAGCTACACCAATGTGAATGAGTCATTAGGTGAGTCGCTGCATCACTTAGAGACGGGTTTCGAGATTGAACCCATTAATGATTTTACTATCAACTTCACCTACTACGTTGACCGAACTGAGAAGCCGCTACCCTTGTCAGATGGTACCATCCCAGAAAAAGATGATACTCGCTTTGTAATTAGTATTGGCTATGAAATCTAG
- a CDS encoding M14 family metallopeptidase gives MVISRASFALSLCLIASTALGSDELMAPQLDADLQYSVTILDGDYQPDITKPEEVLGYPVGYHRMASPAQISTLFTRWDAESERMKLVQYATSHEGRPLYVAYISSPKNLAKLDEFQQMAQQLAHPDELSAGQIDGLIEQMPATAWMAYSIHGNETSGADAAVAASYHLIADQSEDTQALLADMIVMIDPMMNPDGRARFSKTLEQFRGTAPNVDDQSLLHSGDWPFGRMNHYLFDLNRDFFYLTQPESRGRVALINDWYPQLMIDGHEMGAQDTFLMGPPREPINNHVPATVKSWSDTFAEEQAAAFDSHGWRYYTGEWFENLYTGYSNYAEYRGSIHILYEQSRMAEDGVRRPEGTVQTYAESVHHQYVSTFANLESLATHTKAIYRDFVELRRVATASRGEYANRSYVILPTDNESRLNQLVEKLNAQDIQVFKAERELSVGETTTQSGRVQRRFTIPEGSLVIPNRQPEARLIAAIMEFDAYINDEVLRGERNALLQGESSLMYDTTAWNLTMMYGLESVVVSEHIDSGLSRYELASAEANSVTEGIAFVVDGADDLSLAFAARLMERGVEVRASDIGSTYGSQNFNAGSIMVTRADNPNLDVQELVVVADELGLSLVSIETGFGEGDLPEWGGSHFPLLEQPQIALLSHMPTSPYVTGSTWFAIDSMLGIRHSQIHNQQLSYMDLRRYNLIIVPPTWGAGMSEGSVAELQRWVEQGGTLITLGGASRQFAGADFTQTALLNDSLESVEPFDRKVYEELMAEHHQFDLSDTKSHTLPTDVVAPWVRNVSYPPVSEIVERDRWNSRFMPRGSFVTGRVDADHWLSFGAIAEMPLLYSSATLMMPSGSAEAVIRAGHYQAPQGSLSDALIGEWQNIGWTSVPTNSEVSVRMSGLLWPEAAQRIVNTGYLVREQVGSGQIIMFANEANFRGAALGTQRLLLNAIVLGPGMGTEPRILL, from the coding sequence ATGGTCATATCACGGGCGTCATTCGCGCTGTCACTCTGCTTAATAGCATCTACTGCATTGGGTTCCGATGAGCTCATGGCACCACAGTTAGATGCTGACTTACAGTATTCAGTAACTATCTTGGACGGCGACTATCAGCCGGATATTACTAAGCCAGAGGAAGTTTTAGGCTACCCAGTTGGCTACCATAGAATGGCTTCGCCGGCACAAATCAGTACGCTATTTACGCGCTGGGACGCTGAATCTGAACGAATGAAGTTGGTGCAGTATGCTACTAGTCACGAAGGCAGGCCACTGTATGTTGCCTATATCTCCTCCCCTAAAAATCTCGCCAAGCTAGATGAATTTCAACAGATGGCGCAGCAACTCGCCCACCCTGATGAACTCTCAGCAGGGCAGATTGACGGTCTTATTGAGCAGATGCCTGCAACCGCCTGGATGGCCTATTCTATTCATGGCAATGAAACCTCAGGCGCCGATGCAGCGGTAGCCGCCAGTTACCACTTGATTGCAGATCAAAGCGAAGACACCCAAGCCCTGTTAGCGGATATGATCGTCATGATTGACCCGATGATGAATCCAGATGGCAGAGCGCGCTTCTCGAAAACGCTAGAGCAGTTCCGAGGTACGGCACCTAATGTGGATGATCAGTCACTACTCCACAGCGGCGACTGGCCGTTCGGGCGAATGAATCACTATCTCTTCGATTTGAACCGTGATTTCTTCTATCTGACTCAGCCAGAGTCGCGCGGCCGTGTTGCCTTAATCAATGATTGGTATCCACAGCTGATGATTGATGGCCATGAAATGGGCGCTCAAGACACCTTCTTAATGGGACCACCAAGAGAGCCCATTAACAACCATGTTCCGGCTACGGTGAAGTCTTGGTCTGATACCTTCGCAGAAGAACAAGCCGCTGCCTTCGATAGTCATGGTTGGCGCTATTACACTGGGGAGTGGTTTGAAAATCTCTATACGGGTTACTCCAACTACGCTGAGTATCGTGGCTCCATTCATATTCTTTACGAACAGTCACGCATGGCCGAAGATGGGGTTCGCCGTCCTGAGGGAACCGTCCAAACTTATGCAGAATCGGTACATCATCAGTATGTGAGTACCTTCGCAAACCTTGAATCACTCGCCACCCATACGAAGGCAATTTATCGTGATTTCGTTGAATTACGTCGAGTAGCCACTGCCTCTCGCGGCGAATACGCGAATAGATCCTATGTCATTTTACCCACCGATAACGAATCGCGCTTAAACCAGCTGGTCGAGAAGCTTAACGCTCAAGATATTCAGGTGTTTAAGGCAGAGCGCGAGCTATCGGTAGGCGAAACCACGACGCAAAGCGGACGAGTTCAAAGACGCTTTACTATCCCCGAGGGAAGTTTGGTGATTCCTAATCGCCAGCCCGAGGCACGGTTAATTGCGGCCATTATGGAGTTTGATGCCTACATCAATGATGAGGTACTTCGTGGCGAGCGGAATGCGCTGTTGCAGGGCGAATCGTCACTGATGTATGACACCACGGCGTGGAACTTAACCATGATGTATGGCCTAGAGTCTGTCGTGGTTAGCGAGCATATTGATTCGGGTTTATCTCGCTATGAGCTTGCATCGGCTGAAGCCAATAGCGTGACCGAGGGCATAGCCTTTGTGGTAGATGGAGCCGATGATTTATCACTAGCTTTCGCAGCACGTCTAATGGAACGTGGCGTTGAAGTGAGAGCCAGTGATATTGGATCAACCTACGGCAGCCAAAACTTTAACGCGGGTTCAATCATGGTCACCCGCGCGGACAACCCCAACTTAGATGTTCAGGAATTGGTGGTTGTGGCGGACGAATTAGGCCTTAGCTTAGTGAGTATTGAAACCGGTTTTGGCGAGGGTGACCTGCCAGAGTGGGGGGGCTCTCATTTTCCGCTGCTAGAGCAACCGCAGATTGCCTTGCTTTCACATATGCCCACTAGCCCCTATGTAACGGGGTCAACGTGGTTTGCTATCGACAGTATGCTGGGCATTAGACATTCGCAAATACACAATCAACAACTGAGTTATATGGATCTGCGACGCTATAACCTGATCATTGTTCCACCAACCTGGGGAGCTGGGATGTCGGAAGGTTCAGTGGCTGAATTACAGCGTTGGGTTGAACAGGGCGGTACGTTAATCACCTTAGGTGGAGCCTCCCGCCAATTCGCCGGCGCTGATTTCACTCAAACCGCACTATTGAATGATTCCTTGGAGTCCGTTGAGCCGTTCGATCGCAAGGTTTACGAAGAGCTTATGGCTGAGCATCATCAGTTCGACCTCAGCGATACCAAATCTCACACACTTCCTACGGATGTAGTGGCGCCTTGGGTACGCAATGTGAGCTATCCACCGGTGTCAGAGATTGTTGAGCGAGACCGCTGGAATTCACGCTTTATGCCGCGTGGTTCGTTTGTTACCGGACGCGTTGACGCTGATCACTGGCTGAGTTTTGGTGCTATTGCGGAAATGCCTTTGCTCTATAGTAGCGCTACCTTAATGATGCCAAGTGGCTCAGCTGAAGCCGTGATCCGTGCGGGTCATTATCAAGCACCGCAGGGTAGCCTTTCTGATGCGCTGATCGGCGAGTGGCAGAACATAGGTTGGACTTCGGTACCTACTAATTCCGAGGTGAGTGTCCGGATGAGTGGCCTGCTTTGGCCGGAAGCCGCACAGCGCATCGTCAACACGGGCTACCTAGTCCGGGAACAGGTTGGTAGCGGACAAATTATTATGTTTGCCAACGAAGCGAACTTCCGTGGCGCTGCACTGGGTACCCAGCGACTATTACTCAACGCCATTGTCTTGGGGCCGGGTATGGGCACTGAGCCTCGTATCCTACTCTAA
- the arsB gene encoding ACR3 family arsenite efflux transporter: protein MGIFERYLSVWVGLAIFSGVLLGSNFPSAFAVIAALEWAHVNLVVAILIWVMIYPMMVQIDFSSIKDVGRKPKGLVLTLVINWLIKPFSMAALGWLFFKVFFAGWVEPETANEYIAGMILLGVAPCTAMVFVWSQLTKGDPNYTLIQVSVNDVIMIFAFAPLTALLLGVSDITVPWETLLISVVLYVLLPLLAGVATRKLLDRGTDHSKVDSLLAKLKPWSMVGLLATVVLLFGFQANTILAQPFNIVLIAIPLTIQTYGIFAIAYFAAKSMKLPHNIAAPACMIGTSNFFELAVAVAISLFGLHSGAALATVVGVLVEVPVMLSLVYFVNKTRHWFTE from the coding sequence GTGGGTATTTTTGAGCGTTATCTATCCGTTTGGGTGGGCCTAGCCATTTTTTCAGGCGTATTACTTGGCAGTAATTTTCCATCAGCCTTTGCGGTCATTGCCGCGCTAGAATGGGCGCATGTGAATTTAGTCGTCGCCATTCTGATTTGGGTAATGATCTACCCCATGATGGTCCAGATTGATTTCAGCTCGATAAAAGATGTTGGCCGCAAGCCTAAGGGCTTAGTCCTCACGCTGGTCATTAACTGGCTAATTAAGCCCTTTAGCATGGCCGCATTAGGCTGGCTGTTCTTCAAGGTCTTCTTTGCTGGTTGGGTGGAACCGGAAACCGCTAATGAGTACATAGCCGGAATGATTCTCCTTGGCGTAGCGCCCTGTACCGCTATGGTATTTGTCTGGAGTCAGCTCACTAAAGGTGATCCTAACTACACGCTTATTCAAGTATCAGTGAATGACGTGATTATGATCTTCGCCTTTGCCCCCCTTACCGCGCTTTTATTGGGCGTTAGTGACATCACTGTACCCTGGGAAACACTGTTAATTTCTGTGGTGCTCTACGTATTGCTGCCGCTACTCGCCGGTGTCGCCACACGAAAGCTGCTAGATAGAGGCACTGATCATAGTAAGGTTGATAGTTTACTTGCCAAATTAAAGCCGTGGTCAATGGTTGGGTTACTAGCAACGGTAGTACTACTATTCGGCTTTCAGGCAAACACCATTCTGGCTCAGCCCTTCAACATTGTGCTCATTGCCATTCCGCTGACGATCCAAACCTACGGCATCTTCGCCATTGCCTACTTTGCCGCTAAGTCCATGAAGCTTCCGCATAACATTGCAGCGCCTGCTTGCATGATTGGTACCTCGAACTTTTTTGAACTTGCGGTGGCGGTGGCTATCTCACTATTTGGCCTTCACTCGGGTGCTGCGTTAGCAACGGTGGTGGGTGTTTTGGTTGAAGTACCCGTGATGCTGTCGTTAGTGTATTTCGTCAACAAGACCCGTCACTGGTTTACTGAATAG
- a CDS encoding cupin domain-containing protein, with amino-acid sequence MQLRSDFKRREVVIPEDYQWVDSPMPGVERMMLDRVGEESARATSIVRYAPNSEFSPHTHIGGEEFIVLAGVFADEHGEYPAGSYVRNPIGTSHTPRIGSEGATIFVKLQQFAQQDQAQFSVKTQQAEFSPGLVPGLSVLSLHQFEGESVALVRWAPNTQFQPHRHWGGEEIFVLEGTFHDEHGSYPTGSWLRSPHLSAHNPFTKEDGALIYVKVGHLPE; translated from the coding sequence ATGCAGTTAAGAAGTGATTTCAAACGTCGTGAAGTGGTAATACCTGAGGACTATCAATGGGTAGACTCTCCCATGCCTGGGGTGGAACGTATGATGCTAGACCGCGTTGGTGAAGAATCCGCTAGAGCCACCTCAATTGTTCGCTATGCACCGAATTCCGAATTCTCTCCGCATACTCATATTGGCGGGGAAGAGTTTATCGTGCTGGCAGGAGTGTTTGCCGACGAACACGGTGAGTATCCGGCAGGCAGCTATGTGCGTAATCCAATTGGTACTTCGCATACGCCTCGTATTGGCTCCGAAGGCGCCACGATCTTCGTCAAGCTACAGCAGTTTGCGCAGCAGGATCAAGCACAGTTTAGTGTGAAGACTCAGCAGGCCGAATTCAGCCCAGGACTGGTGCCGGGTTTGAGTGTGCTATCGCTACATCAGTTTGAAGGTGAGAGTGTTGCGTTGGTTCGTTGGGCTCCGAATACCCAGTTTCAACCTCATCGCCATTGGGGGGGGGAGGAAATCTTCGTGCTGGAAGGGACTTTCCATGACGAGCACGGTAGTTATCCAACGGGAAGCTGGCTCCGAAGCCCACACTTAAGCGCCCACAACCCCTTTACGAAGGAAGATGGTGCGCTGATTTACGTAAAGGTAGGGCATCTTCCTGAGTAA
- a CDS encoding VOC family protein — translation MNIKRIHHVAYRCNDAKETVEFYQRVMGMDFQLAIAEDEVPSTKEPDPYMHVFLDAGMGNVLAFFEIPNSPRMGRDNNTPEWVQHIAFEVETMDALLAAKEQAVAAGLNVIGPVNHTIFQSIYFFDPNGHRLEVAVNTATPEMMKRLKDVAQPMIEEWAETKKAPKHAAWLHE, via the coding sequence ATGAACATAAAGCGAATCCACCACGTAGCGTATCGTTGTAATGACGCCAAGGAAACTGTTGAGTTCTATCAGCGAGTAATGGGAATGGATTTCCAGCTGGCGATTGCCGAGGATGAGGTGCCTTCAACCAAGGAGCCCGATCCCTATATGCACGTGTTTTTGGATGCCGGAATGGGTAATGTACTGGCCTTTTTTGAAATTCCAAACTCGCCGCGCATGGGCCGAGACAATAATACGCCTGAGTGGGTTCAGCACATCGCCTTTGAGGTAGAGACAATGGATGCGCTATTGGCAGCCAAGGAGCAAGCCGTCGCAGCGGGTTTAAATGTGATTGGCCCGGTCAATCATACTATCTTTCAATCTATCTACTTCTTTGATCCAAATGGACATCGCTTAGAGGTTGCTGTGAATACCGCTACCCCGGAAATGATGAAGCGTTTGAAGGATGTGGCTCAGCCTATGATTGAAGAGTGGGCGGAAACTAAAAAAGCACCAAAACACGCTGCTTGGCTGCACGAGTAA
- the hppD gene encoding 4-hydroxyphenylpyruvate dioxygenase, translating into MPDLFENPMGLDGFEFVEFASPEPGVLEPVFELMGFSLVAKHRSKDVVLYRQGGINFIINNEPNSFAAYFAEEHGPSACGMAFRVKDAQKAYARALEMGAQPVEIPTGPMELRLPAIKGIGGAPLYLIDRYGDKNSIYDIDFVYLDGVDPNPEGCGLKIIDHLTHNVYRGRMSYWADFYERLFNFREIRYFDIKGEYTGLFSKAMSAPDGLIRIPLNEEASSTTGQIEEFLMAYNGEGIQHIAFDCDDIIDTWDRLKERGVPFMTAPPETYYEMLETRLPGHGEPVEELKSRGILMDGSTEDGDPRLLLQIFSETLIGPVFFEFIQRKKDDGFGEGNFKALFESIERDQLNRGVISAD; encoded by the coding sequence ATGCCAGATCTATTTGAAAATCCAATGGGCCTAGATGGCTTTGAGTTTGTTGAGTTTGCCTCGCCTGAGCCAGGTGTTCTCGAGCCTGTTTTTGAACTGATGGGCTTTAGCCTTGTTGCTAAGCACCGCTCAAAGGACGTTGTCCTGTATCGTCAGGGTGGCATTAACTTCATTATTAACAATGAGCCAAATAGCTTCGCCGCGTATTTTGCTGAAGAACATGGCCCCTCTGCCTGTGGTATGGCATTTCGCGTGAAAGATGCGCAGAAAGCCTATGCACGTGCTCTAGAAATGGGTGCGCAGCCGGTTGAAATTCCAACGGGCCCGATGGAACTTCGTTTACCCGCTATCAAAGGTATCGGCGGTGCGCCGCTATATTTGATTGACCGCTACGGTGATAAAAATAGCATTTATGATATTGATTTCGTTTATCTAGATGGCGTAGATCCTAACCCAGAGGGCTGTGGTTTAAAGATCATCGACCATTTAACGCACAATGTTTATCGCGGCCGGATGTCCTATTGGGCTGATTTTTACGAGCGTTTGTTCAATTTCCGCGAGATTCGTTATTTTGATATCAAGGGTGAGTACACGGGCCTCTTTTCTAAGGCCATGTCGGCGCCGGATGGCTTAATCCGTATTCCGCTTAACGAAGAAGCCTCTAGCACCACGGGCCAAATTGAAGAATTCCTGATGGCCTATAACGGCGAAGGCATTCAGCATATTGCCTTTGATTGCGACGATATCATTGATACCTGGGATCGCCTCAAAGAGCGCGGTGTACCTTTCATGACCGCGCCGCCAGAGACCTATTACGAGATGCTAGAAACTCGTCTACCTGGGCATGGAGAACCAGTGGAAGAGCTTAAGTCACGGGGCATCCTAATGGATGGGTCAACCGAAGATGGCGACCCTCGTCTGCTACTACAAATCTTCTCCGAAACCCTAATTGGTCCAGTATTCTTCGAATTCATCCAACGTAAGAAGGACGACGGATTCGGCGAGGGTAACTTCAAGGCGCTGTTCGAATCAATTGAACGCGATCAGCTAAACCGTGGCGTAATCTCGGCCGACTAA